The proteins below are encoded in one region of Flavobacterium sp. IMCC34852:
- a CDS encoding putative phage abortive infection protein gives MSTYNILLTCILIIFVFLLLSMLSFKNVIDNYFKRVNKNYIITPLIVISVILIIISFLSPYYFTKKEIGESLVFDATTGWTGDTLGGIMNPFIALAGAVLTFIAFYIQKIANDDIKNQFKIQQFESQFYEMLRLHKENINEMKISGYDSVTQERLNHRKEILEITRSHNTKIIEGRKVFVSMVVELICCYEFLELINSTWKIKHEKDDLLKLAYRIFFFGSNSDLIVSDKIEDDFIKEVKKQFKKYRKRHRDSYSRKNVFSGLNKKIELYIKYSPFTGHENRLGHYYRHLYSTVKYVVNKEKEGLITYDKSREYLKVLRSQMSNDEQLMLYYNYRIGFGKDWENEGYLTKYRMLHNLPINKVKYAEPAREHFKNFINSIKPGEGELFEWGDFEI, from the coding sequence ATGAGTACATACAACATATTACTAACCTGTATTTTAATAATATTTGTTTTTCTGCTTTTATCAATGTTAAGCTTCAAAAATGTTATAGATAATTATTTTAAACGGGTAAATAAAAACTATATCATTACACCATTAATTGTAATAAGTGTAATTTTAATAATCATTTCTTTTCTTTCGCCATATTACTTTACTAAAAAAGAAATTGGGGAGTCATTAGTATTTGATGCAACAACAGGTTGGACTGGTGATACTCTTGGTGGCATTATGAATCCATTCATTGCACTTGCTGGAGCTGTATTGACATTTATAGCTTTCTATATTCAAAAAATTGCAAACGATGATATTAAAAACCAATTTAAAATTCAACAATTTGAAAGTCAGTTCTATGAAATGTTAAGACTCCATAAAGAAAACATTAATGAAATGAAAATATCAGGTTATGATTCTGTTACACAAGAAAGATTAAATCATAGAAAAGAAATTCTAGAAATAACTAGGTCACATAACACTAAAATAATTGAAGGGAGAAAAGTTTTTGTTTCAATGGTGGTTGAATTAATTTGCTGTTATGAATTTTTAGAGCTGATAAATAGTACTTGGAAAATTAAGCATGAGAAAGATGATTTACTAAAATTAGCATATAGAATATTTTTCTTTGGTTCCAATTCTGATTTAATTGTTTCTGATAAAATTGAAGATGATTTTATCAAAGAAGTAAAAAAACAATTTAAAAAGTATAGAAAAAGACATAGGGATTCATATAGTAGAAAAAATGTTTTTTCTGGATTAAACAAAAAAATTGAACTTTATATAAAATATAGCCCTTTTACAGGTCATGAAAACAGATTAGGACATTATTATAGACATCTTTATAGTACAGTAAAATATGTTGTTAATAAAGAAAAAGAAGGTCTAATTACTTATGATAAATCAAGAGAATACTTGAAAGTATTAAGATCCCAAATGTCAAATGATGAACAACTTATGTTATATTATAATTATAGAATAGGGTTTGGAAAAGATTGGGAAAATGAAGGATATTTAACAAAATATAGAATGCTTCATAATTTACCAATTAACAAGGTAAAATATGCAGAACCTGCAAGAGAACACTTTAAAAATTTTATAAATTCAATTAAACCAGGTGAAGGAGAATTGTTTGAATGGGGTGATTTCGAGATTTAA
- a CDS encoding three component ABC system middle component, which yields MSKAIQNLNILYNNPFILTPIIITFYEKYEGKQGKDMFLAYLILPLVLYEYSKIVLKNKKKELRTFINFVQKEDIKNNKTEIRKSDKLYGLPGRVEDFKELTNLCLQYAFDTGSLRLNKDLSITFIKNDFKVDKTLIENFKASQNLALIFKNEKITHVYMRLGIKKI from the coding sequence ATGAGTAAAGCGATTCAAAATTTAAATATTTTATATAATAATCCTTTCATATTAACACCTATAATAATAACGTTTTATGAAAAATATGAAGGAAAACAAGGTAAAGATATGTTTCTCGCATATTTAATACTACCATTAGTCTTATATGAATATAGCAAGATAGTTTTAAAAAATAAAAAGAAAGAATTGCGAACATTTATAAATTTTGTTCAAAAAGAAGATATAAAAAATAATAAAACTGAAATTAGAAAAAGTGATAAATTGTATGGTTTGCCTGGGAGAGTTGAAGATTTTAAAGAGTTAACAAATCTATGTTTGCAATATGCTTTTGATACAGGCTCTTTAAGATTGAATAAAGATTTATCAATAACATTTATTAAAAATGATTTTAAAGTTGATAAAACATTAATTGAAAACTTTAAGGCTTCACAAAATTTAGCATTAATATTTAAAAATGAGAAAATCACTCATGTTTATATGAGATTAGGTATAAAAAAAATATGA
- a CDS encoding GmrSD restriction endonuclease domain-containing protein yields MQKYSVNQHLIETLLTWVKSGEIAIPEIQRPFVWDSSKVRDLMDSLYQGFPVGYVIAWRNPNVRLKDGSLSEGKKILIDGQQRVTALTAALLGEYVIDKTYQRVKIKIAFNPILERFEVQNPAILKDHSWIPNISEAISGEISILKLVRNYLSFNPEADEDQVEKAFTNLINIPKKQIGIIELAHDLDIETVTEIFIRINSKGVVLSQADFAMSKIASNTEYQGNTLRKAIDYFCHLAISPEFYKHIVDNDKEFAATEFFSKMQWLKSENEDLYDPEYTDLIRVAFTSQFNRGRLSDLVSLLSGRNFETRTFEDAIAEQSFEKLKMGVMNFMNETNFKRFLMIIKSAGFISPKLIRSQNALNFAYILYLKLRELGVNSVAIESYVKRWFVFSVLTGRYSGSPESVFDFDIKQIHNRPFEEYLKEKEEGELSDGFWNASLIQSLDTSVASSPYFNVFLAAQVKANDRGFLSKDVLVSDLISLRGDIHHLFPRDFLKKNGLERGKYNQIANYVFMQSEINIKVGNKPPKDYFELIVSQMEKDNRLVSGLSTHQELQDNLKANCVPQEIMTMGIEDYNHFLELRRKLMAQKIKEYYFSL; encoded by the coding sequence ATGCAAAAATACTCCGTAAACCAACACTTAATAGAAACGCTTTTAACCTGGGTAAAGTCGGGCGAAATAGCCATCCCCGAAATCCAACGTCCATTTGTTTGGGACAGTTCTAAAGTAAGGGACTTAATGGATAGTTTGTACCAAGGCTTTCCGGTAGGCTATGTTATAGCGTGGCGTAATCCTAATGTGAGATTAAAAGACGGTAGCTTAAGCGAGGGCAAAAAAATATTAATTGACGGTCAACAACGTGTTACAGCATTAACCGCTGCCCTACTGGGCGAATATGTGATTGACAAAACCTATCAAAGGGTAAAAATTAAAATAGCTTTTAACCCTATTTTAGAAAGGTTTGAGGTGCAAAACCCGGCTATTTTAAAAGACCACAGTTGGATACCCAACATATCCGAAGCTATAAGTGGGGAAATCAGTATTTTAAAACTGGTGCGAAACTATTTATCGTTTAATCCTGAAGCCGATGAAGATCAAGTAGAAAAAGCTTTTACCAACTTAATCAATATCCCGAAAAAACAAATTGGGATTATTGAATTGGCACACGATTTAGACATCGAGACAGTTACTGAAATATTCATCCGCATCAACTCTAAAGGAGTGGTTTTAAGTCAGGCCGATTTTGCCATGAGTAAAATAGCTTCCAATACTGAATATCAAGGGAACACTTTACGCAAAGCCATTGACTATTTTTGTCATTTGGCCATATCGCCAGAGTTTTACAAACACATTGTGGACAATGACAAAGAATTTGCTGCGACAGAGTTTTTTAGTAAAATGCAATGGCTTAAATCAGAAAACGAGGACTTATACGACCCCGAATATACCGATTTGATTCGCGTAGCATTTACCTCGCAATTCAATCGCGGTCGCTTATCGGATTTGGTGAGTTTACTCTCCGGTAGAAACTTTGAAACCCGAACTTTTGAAGATGCTATAGCTGAACAATCGTTTGAAAAATTAAAGATGGGTGTAATGAACTTTATGAATGAAACCAACTTCAAACGCTTCTTGATGATTATCAAATCGGCTGGTTTTATTTCGCCAAAATTAATACGTTCTCAAAATGCGTTGAACTTTGCTTACATCTTATACCTTAAGTTAAGAGAGCTTGGCGTGAATTCAGTAGCTATTGAAAGCTATGTTAAGCGTTGGTTTGTGTTTTCGGTACTAACCGGGAGGTATTCCGGTTCTCCTGAATCGGTATTTGACTTTGACATCAAACAAATACACAACCGACCATTTGAAGAGTACTTAAAAGAAAAAGAAGAAGGCGAACTATCCGATGGTTTTTGGAATGCCTCTCTGATACAAAGTTTAGATACTTCGGTAGCCAGTAGCCCTTATTTTAATGTGTTCTTAGCAGCACAAGTAAAAGCCAATGATAGAGGCTTTTTATCCAAAGATGTATTGGTGAGTGATTTGATTTCGCTTAGAGGAGATATACACCACTTATTCCCTAGAGATTTCCTAAAAAAGAACGGATTAGAAAGAGGAAAATACAATCAAATTGCTAACTATGTATTCATGCAATCGGAAATCAATATCAAGGTGGGTAACAAACCCCCTAAAGACTATTTTGAATTAATAGTTTCACAAATGGAGAAGGATAACAGATTGGTTAGTGGTTTATCAACCCACCAAGAGTTACAAGATAATTTAAAGGCCA
- a CDS encoding DUF3732 domain-containing protein, translating into MKAFIKYIGVITYDEKIHHINFKEGVNVITGRSSTGKSAILEVFDYCFGSSEFIIPDGVITNNTVFYFVVLKLKEIYLILGRSKNKKDCFLASTSDNSFIENISNFNIEYFHSLDKYTLKDFRKELNKYFKIDIDDTDEDLEDRKFRNNNAKKAAPSYRNFTSFMLQHQNLIANKHALFYRFDEKEKKEQVIEQFKIFLSFVDSEYFPLKQRLAELNRELKQLEFIKESTKKYINENKEKLKFLLEEFELITNKRLFKKNIDSILHRPNESLEYLDNFISSKENIISNDFSNQNIKKKNDLQTSYNKIVSDIRKIQNIISEIDVSIIYAKDFVEQKSNISHANESSLSNCECIFCGNKNIKLIDKQNKLKEAIEWFNSEMDKSQYTIESFVSNKKEYEVKLKKLMVEANLIKNELNVLDKVITSLEKNKSIEYQATKVVIQIEAFLETIKTNSLTEIETKINNLENSISIIEQNLKTDYNVDNKLNLAERQINQQMIRIGKELEFEEIYKDNLNLKFDSKTFELYQQTLIKGYPDKKVYLRSMGSGANWLSSHVALFTSLLYYSCSLKDKSLIPTILFLDQPSQVYFPTEIDNDEVFDGKKLKKISNEETKYDDDINAVTNLFDKLVEFCNYTLLETGIEPQIIITDHADKLKLINADFDKDLVRARWRDKKDGFIKLNN; encoded by the coding sequence ATGAAAGCATTTATAAAATATATAGGAGTAATAACTTATGATGAAAAAATTCATCACATTAATTTTAAAGAAGGTGTAAATGTTATTACAGGACGCTCATCTACGGGTAAAAGTGCGATTTTAGAAGTTTTCGATTATTGTTTTGGAAGTTCAGAATTTATAATTCCAGATGGTGTAATAACTAATAATACTGTATTTTATTTTGTCGTATTAAAGTTAAAAGAAATTTATTTAATATTAGGTAGAAGCAAGAACAAAAAAGATTGTTTTTTGGCTTCAACATCTGATAATTCATTTATTGAAAACATAAGTAATTTTAATATTGAATATTTTCATTCGTTAGATAAATATACTTTAAAAGATTTTAGAAAAGAATTAAATAAATATTTTAAAATTGACATTGATGATACTGATGAAGATTTAGAGGATAGAAAATTTAGAAATAATAATGCAAAAAAAGCTGCTCCATCCTACAGAAATTTCACTTCTTTCATGCTTCAACATCAGAATTTAATTGCTAATAAACATGCTCTTTTTTACAGATTTGATGAAAAAGAAAAAAAAGAACAAGTAATTGAACAATTTAAAATTTTTTTAAGTTTTGTTGATTCTGAGTACTTCCCATTAAAACAAAGATTAGCTGAATTAAATAGAGAATTAAAGCAATTAGAATTTATAAAAGAAAGTACTAAAAAGTACATTAACGAGAACAAAGAAAAATTAAAATTTTTGTTAGAGGAATTTGAACTTATTACAAATAAAAGACTTTTTAAAAAAAATATTGACTCAATTCTACATAGACCAAATGAAAGTTTAGAATATTTAGACAATTTTATTTCTAGTAAAGAAAATATTATAAGTAATGATTTTTCAAATCAGAATATAAAGAAGAAAAATGATTTACAGACTAGTTATAATAAGATTGTTTCAGATATTAGAAAAATTCAAAATATCATTAGTGAAATAGATGTTTCAATTATTTATGCAAAAGATTTCGTCGAACAAAAATCAAATATATCTCATGCTAATGAATCTAGTTTAAGTAATTGTGAATGTATTTTTTGTGGAAATAAAAACATTAAGTTAATAGATAAACAAAACAAACTAAAAGAAGCTATAGAATGGTTTAATAGCGAAATGGATAAATCGCAATATACTATTGAATCTTTTGTTAGTAATAAAAAAGAATACGAAGTAAAACTGAAAAAATTAATGGTTGAAGCTAATTTGATTAAAAATGAACTAAACGTATTAGATAAAGTTATTACTTCACTTGAAAAAAATAAAAGCATAGAATATCAAGCTACCAAAGTAGTTATCCAAATAGAAGCTTTCCTAGAAACAATTAAGACAAATAGTTTGACAGAAATTGAAACTAAAATTAATAATTTAGAAAATTCAATTTCAATTATTGAGCAAAACTTGAAAACTGATTATAATGTTGATAATAAATTAAATTTAGCAGAGCGTCAAATTAATCAACAAATGATTAGAATTGGTAAAGAGTTAGAATTTGAAGAAATATATAAAGATAATTTAAATTTAAAATTTGATTCAAAGACATTTGAATTGTATCAACAGACTTTAATTAAAGGGTATCCTGATAAAAAGGTTTATTTAAGGTCTATGGGTAGTGGTGCTAATTGGCTTTCAAGCCATGTGGCACTTTTTACTAGTTTATTATATTATTCGTGTAGTTTAAAGGATAAATCTTTAATTCCTACAATATTGTTTTTAGACCAGCCTAGTCAAGTTTATTTTCCAACTGAAATTGATAATGACGAAGTTTTTGATGGAAAAAAGTTAAAAAAAATATCAAATGAAGAAACTAAATACGATGATGACATAAATGCAGTCACAAATCTTTTTGATAAATTGGTTGAATTTTGTAATTACACTTTATTAGAAACAGGAATTGAACCTCAAATAATCATAACCGATCACGCAGATAAATTAAAATTAATAAATGCAGATTTTGACAAGGATTTAGTAAGAGCTAGGTGGAGAGATAAAAAGGATGGATTTATAAAACTTAATAATTAG